The sequence GCTGAGCTTTAAGCTCAGCTGTTTTTTTAATACTATTGTTAACTCGTTCAATAATAAAAGTTGACAATTTTAAGTTGTTTAGTTTACAATTATTTTGAATAATGTAAATACTATAAAAAATAGGGGGGATAACAAAGAGGAATTTTATTAAATGAAAAGTACGAGCTATTTGGAATAGCGATAAGGAGTAAGGAGTGAAGGTTTTGGCAAAAGGGCTATTTGTCATAGGGACAGATACAGACGTGGGCAAGACATTTATTACGGCTGGAATTGTTTATATTTTAAGAAAAAATAATTATAATGCAGTAAGTTTTAAACCTGTACAAAGTGGTGGAATAATATGTAATTCAAAATTAGTATCAGGTGATATTGAATTTATAAAAAGAGTAGCGGGATTAAAAGAAGAATATTGTAGTATGAATTCTTATTGTCTAAAAGAGGCAGTATCACCTCACATAGCAGCTGAAAGAGAAAATATTAATATAGATGTATATAGAATAATTGACGATTATCAAAAATTAAAAGATAAGTATGACTTTATTATTGTAGAAGGGGCTGGAGGAGTTATTGTTCCTCTTATTCGAAATAAATATTATATTTATGATTTAATAAAGGATTTAAATATACCTGTTGTTATAGTAGCAAGAGCAGGAGTTGGTACAATTAATCATACTGTTTTGACAGTAAATTATATTAAGAGTTTAGGAATAAATGTAAAAGGGATAATTATTAACAATTATAGTGGGAATTTTTATGAGGATGACAATATTGAAGTAATTAAGAAAATAACAAAAGTAGATGTAGTTGGTGTAGTGAATAAATTAGATTTAAAAGGAAATGAAGACGATATTTCAAAGATAAGGCAGGAATTTGAAAAGAGTTTAAAAATACAAGATATTTTAAATATGTTTTAAAATTTTTTACAGGTATTAATATAAAGGGGAGATTATAATGAATAAAATGAAAAATCTTCAGCAGAAAGATTTAAAATATATTTGGCATCCATGTTCACAAATGAAAGATTATGAAGATTTTCCGCCTATTATTATAAAAAAAGGAAAAGGAGTATTTTTAGAGGATATAAATGGTAAGAAATATTTAGATGCGGTATCTTCATGGTGGGTAAATTTATTTGGACATTCAAATCAGAGAATAAATGATGCACTGTATAGACAAGCAAATAAAATAGAACACGTTATATTTGCTAATTTTTCTCATGAAGCTGCAATTGAGTTAGCAGAGAGGATTGTAAAAATTACTCCAGCGGGTTTAAATAAAGTCTTTTTTGGAGATAACGGTTCTTCGGCAATAGAAATTGCACTAAAGCTTAGTTTTCAATATCATCAGCAGTTGGGAAAAACTAAAAAAACTAAATTTGTGGCTTTAAGTAATGCATATCATGGAGAAACTATAGGAGCACTTTCAGTTGGAGGTGTCGATTTATATAGTAAAATATATAAACCGTTGTTATTGGAAGTGATAAGACCTAAGGGACCAGATTGTTATAGATGTAGATATGGTTTAGATAGAAAGAGCTGCATGGCAGAGTGCTTTGAGGATTTAGAAAAGGAAGTAATTGACAAGCATGAAGAAATAACAGCTATTATAATTGAACCGATGGTTCAAGCTGCAGCTGGAATGAAAATATATTCGGAAAAATATCTTAAAAAGTTGAGAAAATTGTGTGATGACTATGATATTAATCTAATAGCCGATGAAATTGCAGTAGGGTTTGGAAGAACAGGTGAAATGTTTGCCTGCAATCATGCAGATATATCACCAGATATTATGTGCGTTTCAAAAGGGTTAACAGCAGGATATTTACCATTATCATTAGCTATAATGACAGATAAGATTTATGATGTTTTTTATGATGATTATTCTTCTATGAAGGCATTTTTGCATAGTCATAGCTATTCAGGAAATCCTCTTGGATGTGCTGTTGCAGTAGAAACTTTGAAAATTTTTAAGGAAGATAATATCATAGAGAAAAATAAGATTAAAGCTCAGATATTAAGGAAGAAAGTTGAAGAAAAAATTGATGATGTTCCTCATGTAGGAGAATATAGACAAATTGGAATGATAGGAGCAATAGAACTTGTAAAAGATAAGAAAACGAAGGAGAGCTTTGATTGGAGAGAAAGAGTTGGT comes from Caminicella sporogenes DSM 14501 and encodes:
- the bioD gene encoding dethiobiotin synthase, yielding MAKGLFVIGTDTDVGKTFITAGIVYILRKNNYNAVSFKPVQSGGIICNSKLVSGDIEFIKRVAGLKEEYCSMNSYCLKEAVSPHIAAERENINIDVYRIIDDYQKLKDKYDFIIVEGAGGVIVPLIRNKYYIYDLIKDLNIPVVIVARAGVGTINHTVLTVNYIKSLGINVKGIIINNYSGNFYEDDNIEVIKKITKVDVVGVVNKLDLKGNEDDISKIRQEFEKSLKIQDILNMF
- the bioA gene encoding adenosylmethionine--8-amino-7-oxononanoate transaminase, whose protein sequence is MNKMKNLQQKDLKYIWHPCSQMKDYEDFPPIIIKKGKGVFLEDINGKKYLDAVSSWWVNLFGHSNQRINDALYRQANKIEHVIFANFSHEAAIELAERIVKITPAGLNKVFFGDNGSSAIEIALKLSFQYHQQLGKTKKTKFVALSNAYHGETIGALSVGGVDLYSKIYKPLLLEVIRPKGPDCYRCRYGLDRKSCMAECFEDLEKEVIDKHEEITAIIIEPMVQAAAGMKIYSEKYLKKLRKLCDDYDINLIADEIAVGFGRTGEMFACNHADISPDIMCVSKGLTAGYLPLSLAIMTDKIYDVFYDDYSSMKAFLHSHSYSGNPLGCAVAVETLKIFKEDNIIEKNKIKAQILRKKVEEKIDDVPHVGEYRQIGMIGAIELVKDKKTKESFDWRERVGYQIYKRAVEKGVLLRPLGNIIYFMPPYIISEEEIDFMVQTAIDSILEYFK